A DNA window from Candidatus Zymogenaceae bacterium contains the following coding sequences:
- a CDS encoding phosphoenolpyruvate carboxylase — MSTQHPDNVTPPFFAESLELGGEDEVQEAYYAFSHLGCEEQMWDCEGKEVDSYVVKKLLTKYESFFLKHRLGKQNFLTLRVPNPMVERAEAKILLETLESIPRSFDAARLFYGNDDAPPIFEVILPMASAAAGIDRIYRYYADFIIGRQTKSFKAGDITIKDWIGEFGPATINVIPLFEDREHMLTAHEITAEYLSDKRVSHQRVFLARSDPAMNYGLLGAVLFNKIALKRLWDLSRDSGVDIYPIIGVGSAPFRGNLTPHTVGRVLSEYPSARTFTVQSSFKYDHPPDEVQAAVAAIRAHTPSIPPLIDEERGLEIIDRYSKRYREQIAALAPVINEVARFVPNRRKRKLHIGLFGYAREMEGITLPRAIKFTAALYSIGLPPELLGLDALTDDDIAAVKTFYRSFTQDISDALRYANPDSSFAPKGIFDAAGRIAPGVTPDADTAELTSRIERAVIERRTETAADLVLQAAHRRGFLG, encoded by the coding sequence ATGAGCACCCAGCATCCGGATAATGTCACCCCGCCCTTTTTCGCCGAGAGCCTTGAGCTGGGGGGCGAAGACGAGGTGCAGGAGGCGTACTACGCCTTTTCCCATCTCGGATGCGAAGAGCAGATGTGGGATTGCGAGGGCAAGGAGGTGGATTCGTATGTCGTCAAAAAGCTCCTGACGAAATACGAGAGCTTTTTCCTCAAGCACCGGCTGGGAAAACAGAATTTTCTGACGCTCAGGGTTCCGAACCCGATGGTGGAGCGGGCCGAGGCGAAGATACTTCTGGAAACTCTGGAGAGCATTCCCCGCTCCTTCGACGCCGCACGGCTCTTTTACGGCAACGACGATGCACCCCCCATCTTCGAGGTGATCCTTCCCATGGCGTCGGCGGCGGCGGGCATCGATCGTATCTATCGCTACTATGCCGATTTCATCATCGGCCGCCAGACAAAATCGTTCAAGGCCGGTGACATTACCATCAAAGATTGGATCGGCGAATTCGGGCCTGCGACCATCAACGTCATCCCGCTGTTCGAAGACAGGGAGCATATGCTCACCGCCCACGAGATAACGGCGGAGTACCTCTCGGACAAGCGGGTATCGCATCAGCGGGTATTCCTGGCCCGGTCGGACCCGGCGATGAATTACGGTCTGCTGGGGGCGGTGCTGTTCAACAAGATCGCGCTGAAGCGCCTGTGGGATCTCTCCCGGGACAGCGGTGTCGACATCTACCCGATCATCGGCGTGGGATCGGCCCCCTTTCGAGGAAACCTCACCCCCCATACCGTGGGCAGGGTATTGTCCGAGTATCCCTCCGCCCGGACCTTCACCGTCCAGTCCTCGTTCAAATACGACCATCCGCCGGACGAGGTCCAGGCCGCCGTGGCCGCCATCCGGGCGCACACGCCGTCAATCCCGCCCCTGATCGATGAGGAACGGGGCCTTGAGATAATCGACCGCTATTCGAAGCGATACCGGGAGCAGATCGCCGCCCTGGCGCCGGTCATCAACGAGGTGGCTCGTTTTGTTCCCAATCGCCGCAAGAGAAAACTCCATATCGGCCTGTTCGGGTACGCCCGGGAAATGGAGGGAATCACCCTCCCCCGAGCGATCAAGTTCACCGCCGCCCTCTATTCCATCGGCCTTCCCCCGGAGCTGTTGGGGCTGGACGCCCTCACCGATGACGACATCGCCGCGGTGAAGACGTTTTACCGCTCCTTCACCCAGGACATCAGTGACGCCCTGCGGTATGCGAATCCCGATTCTTCTTTCGCTCCAAAGGGGATATTCGATGCGGCGGGACGCATCGCCCCGGGAGTAACGCCGGATGCGGACACCGCGGAGCTGACCTCCCGTATCGAGCGGGCCGTCATCGAGAGGAGGACCGAGACGGCGGCGGACCTGGTGCTCCAGGCCGCCCATCGGCGCGGATTTTTGGGATAG
- a CDS encoding tetratricopeptide repeat protein, with the protein MKKTKTLTQIFGIVLLACVLMTGQALSFADENALVLLEEGAALIDAGNYTDAIGVFTKALSADFPPEYQLESNYAIIYIGRGEAYFRLGFLDDALNDFESALELDPTNPEALNGRGVIREKNGDKEGALKDYTRALDADITVNSIFLNRATLLLSMGRYDEAVEDISEYILLVPDNPDAYNIRGEIYLEKDQIELAMADFNRALYIDPSNTESLKYLGRAYIEKLDYARAESELDRSITLNPDDAEAYILRAEAREGLGDTSGAKSDREKAKTINPTIGE; encoded by the coding sequence ATGAAAAAGACAAAAACACTCACACAGATTTTCGGTATTGTCCTGCTCGCATGCGTACTCATGACGGGCCAGGCGCTTTCCTTTGCGGACGAAAACGCGTTGGTGCTCCTGGAAGAGGGCGCGGCCCTCATCGATGCGGGAAACTATACCGATGCCATCGGTGTCTTCACCAAGGCCCTTTCCGCGGACTTCCCCCCGGAATATCAGCTCGAATCCAATTACGCCATTATATACATCGGCAGGGGCGAGGCGTACTTTCGTCTCGGCTTTTTGGACGACGCCCTGAATGACTTCGAATCCGCCCTGGAGCTGGATCCAACCAATCCCGAAGCCCTCAACGGCCGGGGAGTTATCAGGGAAAAGAACGGCGATAAAGAAGGGGCGCTGAAGGATTACACCCGGGCGCTGGATGCGGATATCACCGTTAACAGCATTTTCCTCAACCGGGCAACGCTGCTCCTTTCGATGGGTCGGTACGACGAGGCGGTGGAGGACATCTCCGAGTACATCCTTCTCGTACCCGACAATCCGGACGCCTACAATATCCGTGGTGAGATATACCTGGAGAAGGACCAGATTGAACTCGCCATGGCCGACTTCAATCGAGCGCTGTATATCGATCCATCGAACACCGAATCGCTGAAATACCTCGGCAGGGCGTATATCGAAAAGCTCGATTACGCTCGGGCCGAAAGCGAGCTGGATCGATCCATCACGCTCAATCCGGACGACGCGGAAGCGTATATACTTCGGGCCGAGGCCAGGGAGGGATTGGGCGATACATCAGGTGCAAAGTCCGACCGCGAGAAGGCGAAAACGATCAATCCGACCATCGGTGAATAG